The Tamandua tetradactyla isolate mTamTet1 chromosome 5, mTamTet1.pri, whole genome shotgun sequence genome window below encodes:
- the DSE gene encoding dermatan-sulfate epimerase isoform X3 — MQQEKFLEVIANASGYMYETSYRRGWGFQYLHNHQPTNCMALLTGSLVLMNQGYLQEAYLWTKQVLSIMEKSLVLLREVTDGSLYEGVAYGSYTTRSLFQYMFLVQRHFDINHFGHPWLKQHFAFMYRTILPGFQRTVAIADSNYNWFYGPESQLVFLDKFVMRNGSGNWLADRIRRNRVMEGPGTPSKGQRWCTLHTEFLWYDASLQSVPPPDFGTPTLHYFEDWGVVTYGSALPAEINRSFLSFKSGKLGGRAIYDIVHRNKYKDWIKGWRNFNAGHEHPDQNSFTFAPNGVPFITEALYGPKYTFFNNVLMFSPAVSKSCFSPWEGQVTEDCSSKWSKYKHDLAASCQGRVVAALEKNGVVFIRGEGVGAYNPQLNLKNVQRNLILLHPQLLLLVDQIHVGEESPLETAASFFHNVDVPFEETVVDGVHGAFIRQRDGLYKMYWMDDTGYSEKATFASVTYPRGYPYNGTNYVNVTMHLRSPITRAAYLFIGPSVDVQSFSIHGDSQQLDVFIATSEHAYATYLWTAESPGESAFAQVIADRQKILFDWNSAIKSTTVPEVKDYAAIVEQNLQRFKPVFQLLEKQILSRVRNTASFRKTAERLLRFSDKRQTEEAIDRIFAISQQQQQQQSKSKKNRRAGKRYKFMDAVPDIFAQIEVNEKKIRQKAQILAQKELPIDEDEEMKDLLDFADVTYEKHKNSGLMQGQFRQAQMVTAHGRAPSLSASYTRLFLILNIAIFFVMLAMQLTYFQRAQSLHGQRCLYAVLLIDSCILLWLYSSCSQSQC; from the exons ATGCAGCAGGAGAAGTTTCTTGAAGTGATTGCCAATGCCTCAGGATATATGTACGAAACGTCATACAGGAGAGGTTGGGGGTTTCAGTACCTGCACAATCATCAGCCCACCAACTGCATGGCCTTGCTCACGGGAAGCCTGGTGCTGATGAATCAGG GGTATCTCCAGGAGGCCTACTTGTGGACCAAACAGGTTCTGAGTATCATGGAGAAGTCTCTGGTCCTGCTCCGAGAGGTGACTGACGGCTCCCTCTATGAAGGAGTCGCATACGGCAGCTATACCACTAGATCACTCTTCCAATATATGTTTCTCGTCCAGAGGCACTTCGATATCAACCACTTCGGTCATCCGTGGCTTAAACAACACTTTGCATTTATGTATAGAACCATCCTGCCAG GGTTTCAAAGAACAGTGGCTATTGCAGACTCAAATTACAACTGGTTTTATGGTCCAGAAAGCCAATTAGTGTTCCTGGATAAATTTGTCATGCGTAACGGCAGTGGTAACTGGCTGGCTGACCGAATCAGGAGGAACCGCGTGATGGAAGGCCCAGGGACACCATCCAAAGGGCAGCGCTGGTGCACCCTTCACACGGAATTTCTCTG gTATGATGCCAGCTTGCAATCTGTTCCTCCTCCAGATTTTGGCACCCCTACATTGCATTATTTTGAAGACTGGGGTGTTGTGACTTATGGAAGTGCACTACCTGCAGAGATCAATAgatctttcctttccttcaagTCAGGAAAACTTGGGGGACGTGCAATATATGACATTGTCCACAGAAACAAATACAAAGACTGGATCAAAGGCTGGAGAAACTTTAATGCAGGGCATGAACATCCTGACCAAAACTCCTTTACCTTTGCCCCCAATGGTGTGCCTTTCATTACTGAGGCTCTCTATGGGCCCAAGTACACCTTCTTCAACAACGTTTTGATGTTTTCCCCGGCTGTGTCGAAAAGCTGCTTTTCTCCCTGGGAGGGTCAGGTCACAGAAGACTGCTCATCAAAATGGTCTAAATACAAGCATGACCTGGCAGCTAGCTGTCAAGGCAGAGTGGTTGCAGCACTGGAGAAAAATGGGGTGGTTTTCATCCGAGGAGAAGGTGTAGGAGCTTATAACCCCCAGCTCAATCTCAAGAACGTTCAGAGGAATCTGATCCTCCTGCACCCCCAGCTTCTTCTGCTTGTGGACCAAATACATGTGGGAGAGGAGAGCCCCTTGGAGACAGCAGCAAGCTTCTTCCACAATGTGGATGTTCCTTTTGAGGAGACAGTGGTAGATGGGGTCCATGGAGCTTTCATCAGGCAGCGAGATGGTCTCTATAAAATGTACTGGATGGATGATACTGGCTACAGTGAGAAAGCAACCTTCGCTTCAGTGACATACCCTCGGGGCTATCCCTACAATGGGACAAACTATGTAAATGTCACCATGCACCTCCGAAGTCCCATCACCAGGGCAGCTTACCTTTTCATAGGGCCATCTGTAGATGTTCAGAGCTTCAGTATCCATGGAGACTCTCAGCAGTTGGATGTGTTCATAGCCACCAGTGAACATGCCTATGCAACCTACCTTTGGACAGCTGAGTCCCCGGGAGAGTCTGCCTTTGCACAGGTCATTGCAGATCGTCAGAAAATTCTGTTTGACTGGAATTCGGCTATCAAGAGCACCACTGTCCCTGAGGTGAAGGATTATGCTGCAATTGTGGAACAGAACCTGCAGCGTTTTAAGCCAGTGTTCCAGCTGCTGGAGAAGCAGATCTTGTCCCGAGTCCGAAACACAGCTAGCTTTAGGAAGACCGCTGAGCGGCTGCTGAGATTTTCAGATAAGAGACAGACTGAGGAGGCCATCGACAGGATTTTTGCCATATcccagcaacagcagcagcagcaaagcAAGTCAAAGAAGAACCGGAGGGCAGGCAAGCGATATAAATTTATGGATGCTGTCCCTGATATTTTTGCACAGATTGAAGTCAATGAGAAGAAGATTCGGCAGAAAGCTCAGATTTTGGCACAGAAAGAACTGCCCATAGatgaagatgaggaaatgaaagaCCTTTTAGATTTTGCAGATGTAACATATGAGAAGCACAAAAACAGTGGCTTGATGCAAGGCCAGTTTAGACAGGCACAGATGGTAACTGCTCATGGCAGAGCCCCCTCACTGTCTGCTTCGTATACCAGACTGTTCCTGATTCTGAACATTGCTATTTTCTTTGTCATGTTGGCAATGCAATTGACTTATTTCCAGAGGGCTCAGAGCTTACATGGCCAAAGATGTCTTTACGCAGTCCTTCTAATAGATAGCTGTATTTTATTGTGGTTGTATTCTTCTTGTTCTCAGTCTCAGTGTTAA